In one window of Temnothorax longispinosus isolate EJ_2023e chromosome 9, Tlon_JGU_v1, whole genome shotgun sequence DNA:
- the LOC139818861 gene encoding nose resistant to fluoxetine protein 6 isoform X2 has translation MGDLLTNVAIASNATKWTSGESTQYEWMFCVPSTCNHTEIQEALEITLDPLKVEGRVDMTITVSKESCYTIETVHTTWNIGDWCYTSILVLFALIIIASTGYDIAMQRRASASEGIFAAFSLYKNGKELLKTERRPGSIRCLDGLRFVSICWIIYGHTYYMKVVDVNMNLTQIPRMHHDWNNMLVLNGNIVTDTFFLLSGLLLAYNELLKKERALDWRFNVIGLYLHRYVRLTPAYAMMIGFYATLFYKFGTGPHWDTWVGTNQNFCRENWWTNLLYVNNYVNVANMCMSQSWYLSTDMQFVWLSPLVLYPMLKFRSLFFTIVLTVCLFLSVLVPFVITYYFELTGTMLYYKREEDVIQVYLKIYIKTYNRFGPYVIGLGLGYLLYKTRSCKVKLYTWCVILGWLIAIMAGLSVIFGPRGMYFDTHVYNRLEASFYAGFHRQVFVLAVSWIIFCCINGYAGPINYLLSWHGWIPFSKLTYCAYLSHYLVILSHVGAVRTPGNLTQMNMIRDFIANLVLTMMISVLWRLCFETPFMTLDRILLAKRKENLSKHLETYDSTSSGEIKEISQSKESSLTYDNPGERDVTHYDLMRIKGSKENCANGVEYINDDAETSLGKIYFINPVKRDETWSQHESTVNSDNTRSHYVNVDLCRIFNEGRPTACSNGKELESINSDPAHRAKANQCLRDSG, from the exons ATGGGGGACCTGCTTACGAATGTCGCTATCGCGTCG AATGCGACGAAATGGACTTCCGGCGAATCGACCCAATACGAGTGGATGTTTTGCGTTCCGTCCACCTGCAATCATACGGAGATACAGGAGGCTCTCGAGATCACGCTCGACCCATTGAAAGTCGAAGGGCGTGTAGACATGACTATCACCGTTTCCAAGGAATCATGCTATACCATTGAGACCGTTCACACAACGTGGAACATTGGGGATTGGTGTTACAC ATCGATTCTTGTGCTGTTCGCATTGATCATCATAGCCAGCACGGGATACGATATTGCGATGCAACGGCGTGCTAGCGCGTCGGAAG GTATTTTTGCGGCGTTTTCTTTGTACAAGAATGGAAAAGAGCTGTTGAAAACTGAGAGACGTCCGGGATCTATTCGCTGCCTAGACGGCTTGCGCTTCGTCAGCATATGCTGGATCATTTACGGTCATACCTATTACATGAAGGTCGTTGATGTCAATATGAACCTCACGCAGATTCCACGT ATGCACCACGATTGGAACAACATGCTGGTGCTTAACGGCAACATCGTCACGGATACCTTCTTCCTTCTGAGCGGGCTCCTACTCGCTTACAACGAACTGTTGAAGAAGGAACGAGCCTTAGATTGGCGTTTCAACGTGATAGGACTTTATCTTCATCGTTATGTAag ATTAACGCCGGCCTACGCGATGATGATCGGTTTTTATGCCACTCTGTTCTACAAATTCGGTACAGGCCCGCATTGGGACACCTGGGTCGGTACTAACCAAAACTTCTGTCGCGAGAATTGGTGGACCAACTTGCTCTACGTTAACAACTATGTCAACGTAGCGAACATG TGCATGTCCCAATCCTGGTACCTATCGACCGACATGCAGTTTGTTTGGCTGTCGCCGCTTGTACTGTATCCTATGCTCAAGTTTAGAAGTCTGTTCTTCACCATTGTTTTGACCGTCTGTTTATTTCTTTCGGTCCTCGTGCCCTttgttataacttattatttcgAACTAACGGGCACCATGCTCTATTACAAGAG GGAGGAGGACGTAATCCAGGTTTATCTGAAGATCTATATAAAGACATACAATAGATTTGGGCCTTACGTCATTGGATTAGGCCTTGGATACTTGTTATATAAGACGCGATCTTGCAAAGTCAAGTTATATACT TGGTGCGTGATTCTCGGCTGGCTGATCGCGATTATGGCCGGTCTCTCGGTGATTTTCGGACCGCGAGGCATGTACTTCGACACTCACGTGTACAACAGGCTGGAGGCAAGCTTCTACGCCGGTTTCCATCGTCAGGTCTTTGTACTCGCGGTCTCCTGGATAATCTTCTGCTGCATAAATGGATACGCAG GTCCCatcaattatttactttcTTGGCATGGATGGATTCCGTTCAGCAAATTGACCTACTGCGCTTATCTCTCTCATTATCTGGTCATACTATCACACGTCGGAGCCGTTCGAACACCCGGCAATTTAACACAGATGAATATG ataCGCGATTTCATCGCCAATTTAGTACTGACGATGATGATATCTGTGCTGTGGAGGCTGTGCTTCGAGACGCCCTTTATGACCCTCGATAGGATCCTTCTTGCTAAACGCAAGGAAAACTTGTCGAAGCACTTGGAGACTTACGACTCCACGTCGTCCGGAGAAATCAAAGAGATTTCCCAGTCAAAGGAATCGTCGCTCACGTACGACAACCCTGGAGAACGCGACGTCACCCACTACGATCTTATGAGAATTAAGGGAAGTAAAGAAAATTGCGCGAATGGCGTAGAATACATCAACGACGATGCGGAAACAAGTCTCggtaaaatatactttatcaATCCTGTCAAACGCGACGAGACATGGTCGCAGCATGAATCAACAGTAAATTCCGATAACACAAGGTCCCATTACGTCAACGTCGATCTTTGCCGCATTTTTAACGAAGGACGACCGACAGCATGTTCGAATGGGAAAGAATTAGAGTCGATCAACA
- the LOC139818861 gene encoding nose resistant to fluoxetine protein 6 isoform X1 has protein sequence MELMRPGWKARVNLLLILLAATRVGGTRPEVVLMNLVTEPFVPREFASPQCIRDGKIYLKALENYTDWAIQMYDASVKFPSGIITGNYKQLGNFDECLQVKTKHGFVGQACNAAVQFEIFEDNKTRRELDMGDLLTNVAIASNATKWTSGESTQYEWMFCVPSTCNHTEIQEALEITLDPLKVEGRVDMTITVSKESCYTIETVHTTWNIGDWCYTSILVLFALIIIASTGYDIAMQRRASASEGIFAAFSLYKNGKELLKTERRPGSIRCLDGLRFVSICWIIYGHTYYMKVVDVNMNLTQIPRMHHDWNNMLVLNGNIVTDTFFLLSGLLLAYNELLKKERALDWRFNVIGLYLHRYVRLTPAYAMMIGFYATLFYKFGTGPHWDTWVGTNQNFCRENWWTNLLYVNNYVNVANMCMSQSWYLSTDMQFVWLSPLVLYPMLKFRSLFFTIVLTVCLFLSVLVPFVITYYFELTGTMLYYKREEDVIQVYLKIYIKTYNRFGPYVIGLGLGYLLYKTRSCKVKLYTWCVILGWLIAIMAGLSVIFGPRGMYFDTHVYNRLEASFYAGFHRQVFVLAVSWIIFCCINGYAGPINYLLSWHGWIPFSKLTYCAYLSHYLVILSHVGAVRTPGNLTQMNMIRDFIANLVLTMMISVLWRLCFETPFMTLDRILLAKRKENLSKHLETYDSTSSGEIKEISQSKESSLTYDNPGERDVTHYDLMRIKGSKENCANGVEYINDDAETSLGKIYFINPVKRDETWSQHESTVNSDNTRSHYVNVDLCRIFNEGRPTACSNGKELESINSDPAHRAKANQCLRDSG, from the exons ATGGAGTTAATGCGGCCCGGATGGAAAGCGCGCGTGAATCTTCTCTTGATTCTGTTGGCGGCGACGAGAGTTGGCGGCACGAGGCCCGAAGTTGTTCTCATGAATCTCGTTACGGAGCCCTTCGTGCCTCGCGAATTCGCTTCCCCGCAGTGCATCCGCGATGGCAAAATTTATCTGAAGGCCCTCGAGAACTACACAGACTGGGCGATTCaaa TGTACGACGCCTCGGTTAAATTCCCGTCAGGCATAATCACCGGCAATTACAAACAGCTGGGTAATTTTGACGAATGCTTACAAGTGAAGACCAAACACGGGTTCGTCGGGCAAGCTTGCAACGCAGCGGTGCAGTTCGAAATCTTCGAAGACAACAAGACGCGACGTGAATTGGACATGGGGGACCTGCTTACGAATGTCGCTATCGCGTCG AATGCGACGAAATGGACTTCCGGCGAATCGACCCAATACGAGTGGATGTTTTGCGTTCCGTCCACCTGCAATCATACGGAGATACAGGAGGCTCTCGAGATCACGCTCGACCCATTGAAAGTCGAAGGGCGTGTAGACATGACTATCACCGTTTCCAAGGAATCATGCTATACCATTGAGACCGTTCACACAACGTGGAACATTGGGGATTGGTGTTACAC ATCGATTCTTGTGCTGTTCGCATTGATCATCATAGCCAGCACGGGATACGATATTGCGATGCAACGGCGTGCTAGCGCGTCGGAAG GTATTTTTGCGGCGTTTTCTTTGTACAAGAATGGAAAAGAGCTGTTGAAAACTGAGAGACGTCCGGGATCTATTCGCTGCCTAGACGGCTTGCGCTTCGTCAGCATATGCTGGATCATTTACGGTCATACCTATTACATGAAGGTCGTTGATGTCAATATGAACCTCACGCAGATTCCACGT ATGCACCACGATTGGAACAACATGCTGGTGCTTAACGGCAACATCGTCACGGATACCTTCTTCCTTCTGAGCGGGCTCCTACTCGCTTACAACGAACTGTTGAAGAAGGAACGAGCCTTAGATTGGCGTTTCAACGTGATAGGACTTTATCTTCATCGTTATGTAag ATTAACGCCGGCCTACGCGATGATGATCGGTTTTTATGCCACTCTGTTCTACAAATTCGGTACAGGCCCGCATTGGGACACCTGGGTCGGTACTAACCAAAACTTCTGTCGCGAGAATTGGTGGACCAACTTGCTCTACGTTAACAACTATGTCAACGTAGCGAACATG TGCATGTCCCAATCCTGGTACCTATCGACCGACATGCAGTTTGTTTGGCTGTCGCCGCTTGTACTGTATCCTATGCTCAAGTTTAGAAGTCTGTTCTTCACCATTGTTTTGACCGTCTGTTTATTTCTTTCGGTCCTCGTGCCCTttgttataacttattatttcgAACTAACGGGCACCATGCTCTATTACAAGAG GGAGGAGGACGTAATCCAGGTTTATCTGAAGATCTATATAAAGACATACAATAGATTTGGGCCTTACGTCATTGGATTAGGCCTTGGATACTTGTTATATAAGACGCGATCTTGCAAAGTCAAGTTATATACT TGGTGCGTGATTCTCGGCTGGCTGATCGCGATTATGGCCGGTCTCTCGGTGATTTTCGGACCGCGAGGCATGTACTTCGACACTCACGTGTACAACAGGCTGGAGGCAAGCTTCTACGCCGGTTTCCATCGTCAGGTCTTTGTACTCGCGGTCTCCTGGATAATCTTCTGCTGCATAAATGGATACGCAG GTCCCatcaattatttactttcTTGGCATGGATGGATTCCGTTCAGCAAATTGACCTACTGCGCTTATCTCTCTCATTATCTGGTCATACTATCACACGTCGGAGCCGTTCGAACACCCGGCAATTTAACACAGATGAATATG ataCGCGATTTCATCGCCAATTTAGTACTGACGATGATGATATCTGTGCTGTGGAGGCTGTGCTTCGAGACGCCCTTTATGACCCTCGATAGGATCCTTCTTGCTAAACGCAAGGAAAACTTGTCGAAGCACTTGGAGACTTACGACTCCACGTCGTCCGGAGAAATCAAAGAGATTTCCCAGTCAAAGGAATCGTCGCTCACGTACGACAACCCTGGAGAACGCGACGTCACCCACTACGATCTTATGAGAATTAAGGGAAGTAAAGAAAATTGCGCGAATGGCGTAGAATACATCAACGACGATGCGGAAACAAGTCTCggtaaaatatactttatcaATCCTGTCAAACGCGACGAGACATGGTCGCAGCATGAATCAACAGTAAATTCCGATAACACAAGGTCCCATTACGTCAACGTCGATCTTTGCCGCATTTTTAACGAAGGACGACCGACAGCATGTTCGAATGGGAAAGAATTAGAGTCGATCAACA
- the LOC139818986 gene encoding protein Abitram gives MNLISEADGPKTKRMKPENDERRSCDQKEEDVRENVAEGISDAKEISQQEHERSVDSDNEASATVDSDDESFTFPPDEDITDMLDEVQYNGYFPTVTDRYFTPYYKTDVQSPGDDMCVWIHSNRICMLSLAPSHVILRSNKGIEKVDFRVSDKLDRSLNKVSGKGKHGAQPLQTNSNVCTISCLDGQTYVIKCCMIGKLVEVNEALSEDPQLLKEPPHKGGYLAIILPNIKLLESLKQSLLTHEQYIELVEEREKK, from the coding sequence ATGAATCTGATATCGGAGGCCGACGGGCCGAAGACCAAACGAATGAAACCTGAGAACGACGAAAGGAGATCATGCGATCAGAAGGAAGAAGACGTACGGGAAAATGTGGCCGAAGGTATTTCTGATGCGAAAGAGATTTCTCAACAGGAGCACGAGAGATCAGTGGATAGCGATAACGAAGCTTCGGCGACCGTCGACAGCGACGACGAGTCGTTCACGTTTCCTCCCGACGAGGATATTACCGACATGTTAGACGAGGTGCAATATAACGGATATTTTCCTACGGTTACCGATCGCTATTTTACCCCCTATTACAAAACGGACGTACAATCGCCTGGAGACGACATGTGCGTATGGATTCACAGTAATCGTATCTGCATGCTGTCCTTGGCGCCTAGTCATGTGATTTTGCGAAGCAACAAAGGTATAGAGAAGGTTGACTTTAGGGTCAGCGACAAGTTGGATAGATCCTTAAACAAAGTCTCGGGAAAGGGTAAACACGGTGCGCAGCCATTGCAGACTAACTCGAATGTCTGTACCATATCGTGCCTGGACGGGCAAACATACGTCATCAAGTGTTGTATGATAGGAAAGTTGGTGGAAGTTAACGAGGCGTTGTCAGAGGATCCGCAACTTCTCAAGGAACCGCCGCATAAAGGTGGATATTTGGCTATAATATTGCCGAATATAAAACTCTTGGAAAGTTTAAAGCAATCTCTGTTGACTCACGAACAATATATTGAACTTGTTGAAGAAAGGGAAAAGAAGTGA
- the Dak1 gene encoding UMP-CMP kinase — MLRALAAGARRCIRTMTTVTQKPEVVFILGGPGAGKGTLCRYIVERYGYAHLSAGDLLREERVKPSSEYGELIETHIRNGTIVPVEITCSLIDRAMQTSGNPHRRFLIDGFPRNQDNLDGWNKVMADKVILKGVIFCECSQEVCTRRCLNRGASGSGRSDDNEQSLVLRHQTYLKNTLPIIEMYERQGLVYKVDSMRTPEEVFQDVAEYFPKIGW, encoded by the exons ATGCTACGGGCTCTCGCGGCCGGCGCGCGACGTTGCATCCGCACGATGACCACTGTCACGCAGAAGCCGGAGGTGGTGTTCATCCTGGGCGGCCCGGGCGCTGGCAAGGGCACGCTCTGCCGTTACATCGTCGAGCGTTACGGCTATGCTCATCTGTCGGCCGGCGACCTGCTGCGCGAGGAACGCGTCAAACCTAGCTCGGAGTATGGCGAGCTCATCGAGACGCATATCAGGAACGGCACGATCGTCCCCGTGGAGATCACCTGCAGCCTCATCGACCGCGCCATGCAGACCTCCGGGAACCCGCATCGCCGGTTCCTCATCGACGGCTTCCCCAGGAATCAGGATAACCTCGACGGCTGGAACAAG GTGATGGCTGACAAAGTTATCCTGAAGGGCGTAATATTCTGCGAATGCAGTCAGGAAGTTTGCACTCGACGTTGCCTGAACCGGGGTGCCAGCGGAAGCGGCCGCAGCGACGACAATGAACAGTCCTTGGTCCTCCGTCATCAAACTTACCTGAAAAATACTTTGCCGATAATAGAAATGTACGAACGGCAGGGCCTAGTTTATAAAGTTGATTCTATGAGAACGCCGGAAGAGGTATTTCAGGACGTCGCGGAATACTTTCCTAAGATAGGATGGTAA
- the LOC139818990 gene encoding COX assembly mitochondrial protein 2 homolog, producing MNYRSLATHNAACNEIFYRFQDCENEHPYRRFLGYCEHIQREMHECIKKQREIRRAESAQLRRKRLETGKPAQQETSD from the exons ATGAATTACAGATCGCTGGCCACGCACAATGCCGCCTGTAACGAGATATTTTACCGATTTCAGGACTGCGAGAATGAG CATCCGTACCGAAGGTTTCTGGGCTACTGCGAGCACATCCAGCGGGAGATGCACGAATGCATAAAGAAACAA CGAGAGATTCGCAGGGCGGAAAGCGCGCAACTCCGACGTAAGAGGTTAGAGACGGGGAAACCGGCGCAGCAAGAAACTAGCGATTAG
- the Coq2 gene encoding 4-hydroxybenzoate polyprenyltransferase, mitochondrial: MIIVKRCRWFTGAVSLLSHNTYSSLKLLNPTAVNFRPCTKIPFSAVCHKYKYEASPNVLRTTYSLLRIEDTLTCVKLSDSQRKRCLSIAAKLVNNASPKVQPYMKLMRIDKPIGSWLLFWPCGWSIAMAASAGALPNLHMLALFGTGAFIMRGAGCTINDMWDQDIDKMVARTKDRPLVTGQITPKQSLMFLAGQLSLGLLVLLQLNWYSVFLGASSLGLVIIYPLMKRITYWPQLILGMTFNWGALLGWSAIHGSCDWSICLPLYVAGICWTIMYDTIYAHQDRKDDILLGMKSTAIKFGKDTKFYLSGFGIVMIASLITSGVLTTQTWPYYTAVGLIATHISNQIYTLNINNPTDCAKKFMSNHKVGMILFIGIVLGNLMKKSIVKKENEIEERKHLSVVLDEKLDEIKNRYDL, encoded by the exons AtgataattgtaaaaagatgCCGCTGGTTCACTGGAGCTGTCAGTTTGCTGTCACATAACACGTATTCCAGCCTCAAGCTGTTAAACCCTACGGCTGTGAATTTTAGACCATGTACAAAGATTCCTTTCTCCGCGGTATGCCATAAGTACAAATATGAAGCGAGTCCCAATGTACTCAGGACGACCTATTCTTTGTTAAGGATAGAAGATACATTGACTTGTGTCAAGTTATCAGATTCACAGCGGAAGAGATGCTTGAGCATCGCTGCAAAGCTAGTCAATAATGCCTCACCTAAAGTACAACCGTATATGAAACTTATGAGGATAGACAAACCGATAG GAAGCTGGTTACTATTTTGGCCCTGTGGATGGAGTATCGCCATGGCGGCTTCCGCCGGCGCCTTACCAAATCTCCATATGCTAGCGCTGTTTGGTACGGGTGCATTCATAATGCGCGGTGCGGGATGCACCATAAATGACATGTGGGATCAGGACATTGACAAAATG GTAGCCAGAACGAAGGACAGACCTTTGGTAACTGGTCAAATAACGCCAAAACAGTCGTTAATGTTTCTAGCTGGACAATTGAGTTTAGGATTACTTGTTTTGTTGCAACTAAATTGGTACAGCGTATTTCTCGGTGCAAGTTCACTAg gtCTAGTAATAATTTATCCCCTTATGAAAAGAATAACGTACTGGCCGCAATTAATTCTGGGAATGACTTTTAATTGGGGTGCCTTACTAGGGTGGTCAGCTATACACGGATCGTGCGATTGGTCTATATGCTTGCCCCTCTACGTAGCTGGTATTTGTTGGACTATTATGTACGATACGATATATGCTCATCAA GATAGAAAGGATGATATTTTGCTAGGCATGAAGTCGACCGCTATAAAATTCGGGAAGGACACGAAATTCTATTTGTCTGGTTTTGGAATAGTGATGATTGCGAGTTTAATCACCTCCGGTGTATTAACTACTCAAACTTGGCCATACTATACTGCTGTTGGATTGATTGCAACGCATATTAGCAACcag ataTATACTTTGAACATTAACAATCCTACGGATTGCGCCAAAAAATTCATGTCTAATCACAAAGTAGgtatgatattatttattggtATTGTGTTAGGAAACTTAATGAAAAAGTCAATCGTGAAAAAAGAGAATgaaattgaagaaagaaagcACCTAAGTGTTGTATTAGATGAAAAAttagatgaaataaaaaataggtatgatttataa